ATTTGGAGCGCACGTCGAGCAGACCACGTAGTGGTTACAGGGTGAGAGGGTAACAGTGCGATTTTGTTCCTCACAAACCATGCACTTTGTTGCCGTTTCTCTGTACAGCACCTGTAACGGCAACGACTCAACTACCTATACTGTTCCCATTAATTCATCTAGTCGCAATCATTCATTATATACTATTAAGATTAGTTCATTTGAAACGTTTCTGGATTAACTTAAGAAAACGTATATAGAAGTAGATTCGTGTGCATCGCGCCGGTTAAAACATTCCTGCTACTCCCTTATAACGAGGCCAAATTTATACGATCATTTATACGATACATTTATACGATCCTTCCAAGTAATTAAACTTTTTGATCGCGTTATACGGGAGCCTactgcatatacagggtgagtctgataacatgacgatctcaaataactcgtaagttatttgttgtacgaagAAAATGTTCACAtaaatgttgcatggttcctagAGGGGCATGCAGTGCTGCGATCTGATTTTTTAAGGTATGAAAGTCACCTTCAGTCGTTTAAATAGAATGCCCAATAATTTTTGCTCAAACTCGGATGAAGCagaaaattctgcgtaaaaaagtattgaccttcgtaTATCAGAAatcatctaatagttaacgagatattacgtAGTAGCTACATATGGaaaattatatcaataatatcTCATcaactattagatttaagatCAATACAGATAAAAATATTGggaattctatttaaaaaactgaaggaactgaaccatgcaacatttgtttgaacatttttttcgtacaacaaataacttgcgagttatttgagatcgccATGTTATGAGACTCACTCTGTGTACGTATACAAAGAATAACGCGATGAAGATGAGGTAGTAGTAGTAGCAATAGAAGTAATATGTAGTTAGAAATGAACGCTTTCGCATCCTCTTCGATAAACTAATAATTATTTCCGAATCGCTTGATATACCAGCTGTTCAAACCGGCGTGACAACTTTGCTTTACCTTTTCCACCTCTTCGAGATCCGAGCGGAGCTGCGATTGAATCGTCTTTAAAGCAGCTATCGATAACGATCTGAGTTCGCTTGTTCTTCTCAATGTATGAAGGTAAGGGCCACCGCCGCTGGACGCTTCGTTTTCTGCCGTCAAGGCTTTCATTTTCAATAAGGCCTGTCGATCATATGAATATGTTTACAGATACAAGTCACATTGGAATAATTACGTTGTCGCGACACACAGACAGTACATAATATATTATCGATCGATTGTTGATTAAcaccttgccctacgatttattttacggtttcagtgattagaacgttcCTTCTGGCTCGTAATTTCTGTACATTaataaaaccaaaatagaatttcatttcggtttaaaggaaattaataactagacagcggatctttacgcaaaataaaaatcttcaacCTAATTTGCAccaaactcgagtgaaatagaaattaattttctttcttaatatgtttattgaaaataatataacacagCAGTTTTAaactcttctaatgtttttactgctttaaattacatctactcattcttgtcataaatgcataaaatccgctgtctattaataacatgcatatttattagacacagttcagaatcttcatcatgaGTCTGATACAATATTGTAGGGTAAGGGGTTAACGCTGAAAGCATCGAGCAACCAAATTTACTATACTTTGAATCATTTCGAAGATTCTGATGGTTCATACGTAGAAAAGGAGGCACTTACTTCGTCTCTCTGCTGTTCAGCGATTCTTGCTCTACTCGTAGCTTCCTCGGTTTCTATTTGCCACGCGGTGCAAGCTGTTCTAGCTTGGTTAATTCTTTCCTCCCATGTGGCTAATTGAGCGCGGCTCGATGTTAATTCTTCCCTAAGCCTTTGTACCTACGAAAAATGATTATCTCATGAATTGCCCGTTCCGACAGCCGGTGTATTCGATAGCATAATGAACGttcgatttaaaaaaactgGGGGAACGTCTAACCTCGGACAAAGATCCTGTATTACTAGGACTGATTGAAAATGCATTGACCAACGGAGATGCTGGGAGAGGTTGTGTACGAGATGGAGACATTCCTTGATTCGTAAAATCAAATAAGCTACTATTAAATCCACTAAGTTTAGAAGCTGAACTGCTAAGTTGTGAGATATGATTGCTAAATGGATCTGATACTTGATTCATAAATGGCATTGTCTGAAATCAattggaaaaaataaaaaataaataacaagTTCGAACAACAAATAACAACAACGTCTTAGCGATAAAcaaactttttttaaaattcgaacAAAGTTTTCATTTACCGATTCCATAGAATCTTGATGAGAAAACCTGGACCCAGTAAGAAAGCTTGCTGAATGTAATTGCTGAAGCGGGCTGGATGTAGACGGTGAAAAATTGGTAGGAAACGAACGATCAGCCATTCCAGGAATATTAACCGGAGCCGAGCTCCCCAATAATCCAGAACTCGCTAGGCCTGCTGATATTGAATTGCTAATTGGTGAATTAGTATCCCTATGAATTGATTCAACTAAATTTAAAGGATCATCTAAATGCAACTCGTCTAATGCATTCCCTGAAAGTCCAAGGCAAATTAATTACACACATCAAAAAGTCAAAAAGAAAAAGTCAGAAATTAATCAAGAAAGAATCAcagaaagaaataaagaaaaagaaatagagagaaaaagatagaGACCCTAACCAACTTTTCTCTGTGCAACTTACCTACTACAGATTCAACGGTATCATTTGGATAAAATGAACTTGAAAGTGGTGATACGGTAGTTGCTAACGAATGACTGCCCAAGGTTCCATTTAAACTATAAGCAATGTATAAACTTTGTTTTTGCTGAGCCTTCTCAGCTTTTGTTAATAAAGGATCGCTATCTATAGCAACCATTTGTTTTCGAATTTCGCcctgtttaataatttgaaaaaaaactCGCTGTTAAACCGTTCCCGACAGTTCGAAGCATCTAATTACTTTACTTTACTTTACTGTGTATATAGAAGGTAAAACTTACAACCTGAAGAAGAGAACTAGGATTGTAGAGTATGCTTAGCTTCTGCTGATTCGAAGTATTTACAGCAGTATTGGAATTCGAGTTATGAAGTTGAGCACCAGGAGCTTTACTGTGCGAACTGTTGCTACCAATGCTACTGGTACTTGCTGACTCTGATACTTCGCCGCTTCCATTCTACAATTGAAACGTTTTATAAGCGTCTCTGGTTTTAACTTATTACCTTCGCGTTAACGGGCGACACGGTTTACAAAAACTTACACTGCTATCGCTAAGTGGTTTATCTTTTTCATGACTGCGCTTGTCAGGTGGAAGCGCGTTACTGAGAATATCTGCCAGATTGGTGCCACAATCTATAGGTACCGCCATGTCCCTCGCCAGGCTCATTTCTTCTGTTGGCAACACTGCTCCATCAGCACACCATACCAACGTCCCAATATATCAATTTTGAGAAGCAATTTTGAATACTAAGTTTATCATGTACGAAAGGCCTACATCTATTAGATACAATCCGCAAAGACAACTAAACGCCGAAATGCCTTTGCCTTTTGCAATAGAAGCGCGCCCTTGTCGGTTAGTAAATCATAAGATGCTTTAGCAGCTGCTTTGGCCCTGCAAAGGCATGCTGTCTTCTTCGATCATTAGAGGATCTAGTCTTTAAGATCATCCATACAAGCAAACGATCCCAACTGTTCCACTTTGATTTTCACGAGCTTCTATACAGGTAACCAAGACTGTAATGTTTCATATATTAGATtggaatttataaaaatatgtgttcaatattattcaatgatataattcccattatttgtaagaacttgttgccatctttcagaaTTACAAGCgaaattacctgcttatttaaaatatgaaagaactttccctccaaactaatatgtacagtgggtgtacaaagtattcgtacgcaacagcttgagtttttttgagacgttagaaggactGGTTTACTAcctaatatgtaaataatttttttttaattgttcttGGTCGTAACAAtactgtgcctgtaatgaaaatttagaaggtgcCTTTGTAGGCCTAAGTAaattatatacatgtacaaagtttcatcgaaatcgatcaagatTGTTATAAACTATAGTTGattgaaaatagtaaaaattgtaagaatctgcgatttaaatgaatcgaaaatcctaaattcaaagatttttatatCTTACAATTCCCATTGTACATGTACAACTTActgagatttacaaaatacaggttttaaattttcattagaggcacagataaaaaatttaaacaaagctGTTAGGTCCAATTTGGAGAAGGTTTtcgttttttaaaaagtgtacgaatactttgtacacccactgtatatcatCCTGGATCTATACGCTATCAAAGTCGAGCAGTTGGGGCCTTCGAGAATCAGTGTGCCATTGCAAGGTGCTTACGAGAAGCGATTAGCTGTTCCATAAGCGGCCAAAGCGAAAAGAAATGTGAAAAGAACTTTTCAACTTACTAAGGTAATAATAAGTGTTTTACGTACGATTTATGAGAGTACACTCACGGTCGACATGTGCGAACGCACAGAAGACTCCGCGGGGACAGTAACCAGCTTGCTGCACGTCATTGCATTTAGTGGATTTATATATTTCAGGATGAAACTGCTGTTCCGTACGCGTATGGCAGTACGTACAAGCGTCTCCCTGTTCGCAATTTCCTGGTTCACCCCATTCTTCTCCGTGCTTTACATTCGGACACGGTGTTGACCTGAAAAAACGATTGATTAGTTAGCAATCGCTCTAACACGATTTCTTATGTACAATATAGTTAACAATTACTCAccgatatttatattttcgcGGACTACGTCTTTTATCTTTGCTATTGTGATATTGCGGACAAGCATAACCCTGACGGCAAAGTCTCGGTGGACGTTTGCAAGGCTCTGTCTTATAGTTACTGAGTACATAATTTGTATCCTGCCACTTTGGATCTTCATTCATTAAATTCCTTTCTTTATCGAGTATGTTTGGTCCATTCGACGACGAATTGGGATCAGAATCAGGATTTTCGAGTGCCTGTATCTCTTTGATGTCGTAGACAGGTGGACGAAGATCATGATTGCCGTGCGCAAAGGCACAATGAGGTCCATTTTTGACACAGAATCCACGCGTGTCCGTATCATGGACACACATGCAAGTCTTGTAATAACGTAGGTGGTAACGTCGTTCTGTGTCTCCAGCAGTGCGGTGAAGAAATGGACACCTGTCGAACAAAAAAGACATATTATAGAAATTATCTGAAGAACaatgtataatttattattaactagGATCATAGTCACGAATTGATAAAACTTTATAGATACATTATAAGGAGAGTGCAAGTTGCAGCGTAACTCAGAAATACAGAAAAATGGTTACTGATTTCATGAAAACATGTACTGCGATATTGTGGTGCTCCTTCGACTCGAACAATTGGAAATGGATAGCCTATCGACAAAACAGAAATTCTAGTCCACAAAGTACAACTTCTAACACCAATTCCActtaaatagtatacaattagAGCGTCGATTAAGAGAAGCATCAATTATCGTAATTAAGATTACACTTACTATCTTCGTTTCTTCGATTCAAATATAAAAACACTTTGATAATAGCTCTGAATTATGTTCAACAGAGAGTAGAGTCATCAATTCGTTCTATCGTGAAGTtgttaaaaaagactaaaccgTAAACTTTCACCACATGTCCAAGATAATAACGCTCCATCCCGAGCAAACAGCAACCACTTGCTTtttcgtatacagggtgattccaGGAACTAGGACAAGTTGTTGCTCTTTTTTAAGTGAGTTATTTTCTCTgcggatgcaccgatgcacccac
This genomic stretch from Lasioglossum baleicum chromosome 13, iyLasBale1, whole genome shotgun sequence harbors:
- the Unk gene encoding RING finger protein unk isoform X2, with amino-acid sequence MKSDSKPLLTAQAEKANHYTYLKEFRVEQCPLFIQRKCTQHRPFTCFNWHFMNQRRRRPVRKRDRTFNYSADNYCTKYDETTGICPDGDECPFLHRTAGDTERRYHLRYYKTCMCVHDTDTRGFCVKNGPHCAFAHGNHDLRPPVYDIKEIQALENPDSDPNSSSNGPNILDKERNLMNEDPKWQDTNYVLSNYKTEPCKRPPRLCRQGYACPQYHNSKDKRRSPRKYKYRSTPCPNVKHGEEWGEPGNCEQGDACTYCHTRTEQQFHPEIYKSTKCNDVQQAGYCPRGVFCAFAHVDRECTLINLLPTEEMSLARDMAVPIDCGTNLADILSNALPPDKRSHEKDKPLSDSSNGSGEVSESASTSSIGSNSSHSKAPGAQLHNSNSNTAVNTSNQQKLSILYNPSSLLQGEIRKQMVAIDSDPLLTKAEKAQQKQSLYIAYSLNGTLGSHSLATTVSPLSSSFYPNDTVESVVGNALDELHLDDPLNLVESIHRDTNSPISNSISAGLASSGLLGSSAPVNIPGMADRSFPTNFSPSTSSPLQQLHSASFLTGSRFSHQDSMESTMPFMNQVSDPFSNHISQLSSSASKLSGFNSSLFDFTNQGMSPSRTQPLPASPLVNAFSISPSNTGSLSEVQRLREELTSSRAQLATWEERINQARTACTAWQIETEEATSRARIAEQQRDEALLKMKALTAENEASSGGGPYLHTLRRTSELRSLSIAALKTIQSQLRSDLEEVEKVLYRETATKCMVCEEQNRTVTLSPCNHYVVCSTCAPNQRECPYCQTPVVSTS